In the Engystomops pustulosus chromosome 2, aEngPut4.maternal, whole genome shotgun sequence genome, one interval contains:
- the LOC140117056 gene encoding uncharacterized protein, translated as MDSKLPEVRTFPSYCEEIPGCKPELSLPNVVPSTGQGRPHQGSDNKVQEKVSDLYQRSYEDSGLPNSLHLLGSLVSGPFQNTPGMDLKILEQKTGGSGQENPNPTCRQGGPAMVVGRRKSEERDLLVKQPLHPNPDRREPEGLGGSDASAIFPGYLDRGDYKKILKFPRVASSMGSTQREHSSSCPPTPPNSIRQYNYGLLHKKTRRNQVSSPEYPSSENIFVGRTTHSVNFCHSSKGHGEFKGRLSKQKKDPTKRVEPQGGDLPGANIFVGLSSSGLVRNKGEYQMPALFFSGKRGEQGTAGRLLSLLGHSTSLRLPPNSPDRQGPEENISGKYQSHLHLPELAEEKLVPTLEEDVTRESSHSSAIRGPSTSGSNPSSKPREITAVCLDPESSFLSSQGLSSEVIKTLKASRKPVTFAIYHKIWKRFCSFCKDSPPSQANLNILQVLEFLQKGLELGLSTSTLKVQVSALSVFFDQPLIEHRWVKRFIKAASRLKPQTVKKSSAWDLTLVLNALMKEPFEPIDSSSVKNLTLKTVFLIAITSARRLGELQAISIREPYMKILDDRIVLMLDPNFVPKVVSDFHRNQEIILPSFCENPSSAREREWSSLDGKNKGRKASKATIARWLRLAIASCYDLQKSPIPAGIRAHSTRAMSTSWAERRGASLDQICRAATWSSSTTFSKHYRLDLHLSKDLSFGRKVLQAVIPP; from the exons atggatagtaaactaccagaagtcagaactttccccagctactgtgaggaaattcctgggtgtaaacctgaactcagtttaccaaatgtcgttccttccacaggacaagggagACCACATCAAGGATCTGATAACAAGGTTCAGGAGAAAGTCAGTGATCTCTATCAGAGAAGCTATGAAGATTCTGGGCTCCctaacagcctgcatctcctcggtagcctggtgtcaggcccattccagaatactccagggatggatcttaagatcctggaacagaaaacaggaggatctggacaggaaaatcccaatcccacctgccgtcaaggaggacctgctatggtggttggaagacggaaatctgaggaaagggatcttctggtcaaacagcccttacatcccaatccagacagacgcgagccagaggggctggggggcagtgatgcctcagcaattttcccagggtacctggacagaggagattACAAGAAGATCCTCAAATTTCCGAGAGTTGCAAGCAGTATGGGAAGCACTCAGCGCGAACACTCCTCTTCTTGCCCACCAACACCTCCTAATTCTATCAgacaatacaactacggtctCCTACATAAAAAGACAAGGAGGAACCAGGTCTCCTCTCCTGAGTACCCTAGCTCGGAAAATATTTTCGTGGGCAGAACAACACACTCTGTCAATTTCTGCCACTCATCTAAAGGGCACGGAGAATTCAAGGgcagactttctaagcagaagaaagatcctaccaaacgagtggagcctcaaggaggagatcttccaggggctaacatctttgtggggttatcctctagtggacttgttcgcaacaagggagaataccaaatgcctgcattatttttctctggaaaaaggggagaacagggaacggctggacgccttctctcactcctgggacattccactagtctacgccttccccccaattcccctgatcgccagggtcctgaggaaaatatttcaggaaaataccaaagccatcttcatctgcccgaactggccgaagaaaagctggtacCCACTCTTGAAGAAGATGTCACCAGAGAATCCAGTCATTCTTCCGCCATCAGAGGACCTTCTACATCAGGGTCCAATCCATCATCCAAACCCAGGGAAATTACAGCTGTctgcctggatcctgaatccagcttcttaagctctcagggactctcatctgaagtcatcaagaccctgaaggcaagtagaaaaccagtcacctttgccatctatcataagatatggaagaggttctgttccttctgtaaggacagtccaccttcccaagctaaccttaatattttgcaggtgcttgaatttcttcagaagggtttggagttgggtttgtctaccagcaccctgaaggtccaggtgtcggcgcttagtgtcttcttcgaccagcctctcatcgaacacaggtgggtcaagagatttattaaagctgCCTCTAGGTTAAAGCCTCAGACTGTCAAAAAATCATCAGCATGGGACTTAACTCTAGTTTTGAATGCCTTAATGAAGGAACCATTTGAACCTATTGATTCCTCCAGTGTTAAAAACCTGACACTTAAGACAGTTTTCCTGATAGCCATCACTTCTGCTAGAAGGTTAGGTGAACTTCAGGCTATATCAATTAGggaaccctacatgaaaattctagatgatagaattgttttgatgttggatccaaattttgttcccaaggtggtttccgactttcataggaatcaggagattatcctaccctccttctgtgagaacccttcttcggcaagagaacgcgaatggagttctttggat gggaaaaataaggggaggaaggcgtcgaaggcgactattgcaagatggctgagactggcaattgcctcatgttacgacctacagaaaagcccgataccagcaggaatccgagctcactcgaccagggctatgtccacttcttgggcggaaagaagaggagcgtcaTTAGATCAGATTTGCAGAGCTGCAACGTGGTCTTCATCCACGACATTCTCCAAGCATTATAGGCTGGACTTGCACTTGTCAAAAGACCTATCATTTGGACGCAAGGTGTTACAggctgtaatccctccctaa